TAAAGAACTAGACGGCGCATCTGTATGTGTTCAGTCTGGTACAACAACAGAGCTTAACCTTGCTGACTACTTCCGTAACAACGGTATGTCTTACAAGCCAGTGGTATTTGATACGGCTGCGCAAACTTCTAAAGGTTTCGATGCAGGTCGTTGTGACGTTCTTACAACAGACCAATCTGGTCTTTACGCACTTCGTCTAAACCTAGCCGATCCTAATTCTGCTGAAGTACTTCCAGAGATCATCTCTAAAGAACCTCTAGGTCCAGTAGTTCGTCAAGATGACGACAAATGGTTCAACGTTGCTAAATGGACACTGTCTGCAATGGTCAACGCAGAAGAGTACGGCATTACATCTAAAAATGCAGACGAAATGCTGAAATCTAAAGATCCAAACATCAAGCGTATCCTTGGCGTTGATGGTCCTAAAGGTAAAGGCCTAGGTATCCGTGATGACTGGGGCTACCAAGTTATCAAGCAAGTGGGTAACTATGGTGAGAGTTTCGAGCGTACTGTAGGTACAGGTTCTCCTCTTCAGATCTCTCGTGGTGTAAACGCGCTATGGAATGCGGGCGGCTTTATGTACGCTCCACCAATCCGTTAATAGCCACTACGTGATTACTTTACACAGCGGCTTCTGACCAATCCTACATATAGTTGATTGACCTAAAGTCGCTGAATTTACAACTGAGTAACACGAAATTAGGGCGGATTTCCGCCCTAACTGTTAAATGGATTTGAGGTTATTGCAGTATGAAACCTAATAACACTTCTATTCCTTCCCAGGAAAAGCCCCAAGCGAAAAGCGCAAACCTTCTTTATAACCCAACTTTCAGATCGGTCGTCTTTCAGATCATCG
The Vibrio pelagius genome window above contains:
- a CDS encoding amino acid ABC transporter substrate-binding protein; this translates as MTNKLTLLASVVAASTAMMATSASAAESTLDKVTSQGFLTCGVSTGLPGFSNPNSKGEWEGIDVEYCQALAAAVLGDKTKVKYVPLTAKERFTALQSGEIDVLSRNTTWTLHRDTALGLNFVGVNYYDGQGFMVKKDLGLTSAKELDGASVCVQSGTTTELNLADYFRNNGMSYKPVVFDTAAQTSKGFDAGRCDVLTTDQSGLYALRLNLADPNSAEVLPEIISKEPLGPVVRQDDDKWFNVAKWTLSAMVNAEEYGITSKNADEMLKSKDPNIKRILGVDGPKGKGLGIRDDWGYQVIKQVGNYGESFERTVGTGSPLQISRGVNALWNAGGFMYAPPIR